The Oncorhynchus tshawytscha isolate Ot180627B linkage group LG30, Otsh_v2.0, whole genome shotgun sequence genome includes a region encoding these proteins:
- the smyd4 gene encoding SET and MYND domain-containing protein 4 isoform X1: protein MDLPCVEWQKHVEQKWSRLTLDEKKCFSSLLDIDEVFDFGLSQVIQEDVDFLSGISKDDPVQKDLERAARCRKEGNSSFKTRDYTAAVLHYSQGVCHASLSSEQLSLCYANRSAALFHLQRYRECLEDIDRALNHGYPSHLKHKLQDRQAQCLNHFPNGTEGITTAKQGAGHQAEGVCSRTNSTNPKPKSPNSQQQNGSASVSCLSPGLSVCFSPEKGRHLVATKGITAGEVILEDRAYSCVLIPGMGGGRREETEEAGGVFGTEVRYCHQCLGETVSPVPCEGCSYARYCSEGCRRGAWEWHHRWECPIGAELSTAGVMSQLALRVALKAGVKEVLRAREPIRDGDNDSKLIREKISSKNSSFKPITEKIRPKMKNSGSSDATSTEPKVNDPSAYYHGDSYLSVYHLLPHVNGHAPSLRFLCSVTIATLYLRLRQAGPPPVSWERGGASESMTCSNQSRAPEEGEGWAPELCLLGSVALRHMLQLRCNAQAVSLLRDTGDFTAVQSTQEVRIATAIFPTLSILNHSCCPNTSLNFRTSHLVSPQPDRGSTDELVSTEPVSTGPEACSAPVSVSAGVAVSIRASRDICPGQEVLHCYGPHSSRMVLCERRRLLQEQYHFLCICQACNLEQGEGPEGGGAGPDTHLQCGKCEAPVKQCSVDSAGWFVCVRSSCGHRVSRSEMDLRLQEVRVLLEQAVDLLETDRPAQSVMLLQKAVSQAGVFLKETHPLQGELADTMARAYSTMGEWRGAACQLERSVLAICSQYGQDSIELGLQLFKLAQLHFNG from the exons ATGGACCTGCCGTGTGTCGAGTGGCAAAAGCACGTTGAACAGAAGTGGAGCCGACTCACTCTTGATGAGAAGAAATGCTTCTCGTCCCTGTTGGACATAGATGAGGTCTTTGATTTTGGCCTGTCTCAAGTAAT CCAAGAGGACGTGGACTTTCTGTCGGGCATTTCCAAGGACGATCCTGTCCAGAAGGACCTGGAGCGAGCTGCCAGATGCCGGAAGGAGGGCAACTCCAGCTTTAAAACCAGGGACTACACGGCTGCTGTCCTGCACTACTCACAG gGTGTGTGTCATGCGTCTCTGAGCTCGGAGCAGCTCTCTCTGTGCTATGCCAACCGTTCTGCAGCGCTATTCCACCTCCAGCGCTACAGG GAGTGCCTCGAGGACATCGACAGAGCCCTGAACCATGGCTACCCAAGTCACCTGAAGCACAAACTACAGGACAGACAGGCACAGTGCCTCAACCACTTCCCCAACGGGACAGAGGGGATAACCACCGCCAAGCAGGGGGCAGGGCACCAGGCAGAGGGGGTGTGTAGCAGGACCAACTCAACAAATCCCAAACCAAAGTCCCCAAACTCCCAGCAGCAGAATGGGAGTGCTTCCGTGTCGTGTCTCTCCCCTGGTTTGTCCGTATGCTTCAGCCCTGAAAAAGGGCGACACCTGGTGGCCACCAAGGGAATCACGGCCGGAGAGGTGATATTGGAGGACAGGGCTTACAGCTGTGTGCTAATACcagggatggggggagggagaagagaggagacggaggaagCAGGAGGAGTGTTTGGGACCGAGGTGAGGTACTGTCATCAGTGTTTGGGGGAGACGGTGAGCCCTGTGCCATGTGAGGGGTGCAGCTACGCTCGCTACTGCTCAGAGGGGTGTCGGAGGGGCGCGTGGGAGTGGCATCATCGCTGGGAGTGTCCAATCGGAGCCGAGCTGAGTACTGCGGGGGTGATGTCACAGCTGGCGCTGAGGGTGGCGTTAAAAGCGGGGGTGAAGGAGGTACTGAGGGCACGGGAACCAATCAGAGACGGGGATAATGATTCTAAACTAATCAGAGAGAAGATTAGCTCCAAGAATTCCAGTTTTAAGCCAATCACAGAAAAGATCCGCCCAAAGATGAAGAATTCTGGGTCCAGTGACGCCACCTCAACTGAGCCGAAGGTCAACGACCCCTCTGCTTATTACCATGGTGATTCCTACCTGAGCGTCTACCACCTGCTGCCTCATGTGAATGGCCACGCCCCCAGCCTGCGCTTCTTGTGCTCTGTCACCATAGCAACGCTCTACCTGCGGCTGCGCCAGGCGGGACCTCCACCTGTGtcctgggagaggggaggagccTCAGAAAGCATGACGTGCAGTAACCAATCGCGGGCCCCCGAGGAGGGAGAGGGCTGGGCTCCGGAGCTATGCCTGCTGGGAAGTGTAGCTCTGAGGCACATGCTGCAGCTGAGATGTAATGCCCAGGCAGTGAGCCTGCTCAGAGACACAG GTGATTTTACTGCGGTGCAGTCCACCCAGGAAGTGCGCATTGCCACGGCAATATTCCCCACACTGAGTATCCTAAACCACTCCTGCTGCCCCAACACAAGCCTCAACTTCAGGACCTCTCACCTGGTCTCACCTCAACCAGACCGAGGCTCTACTGATGAACTGGTTTCCACTGAGCCTGTTTCTACTGGTCCTGAGGCCTGTTCTGCTCCTGTCTCCGTCTCAGCTGGAGTAGCTGTCTCTATCAGAGCATCCAGAGACATCTGTCCTGGACAGGAAGTCCTCCACTGTTACG gTCCTCACAGCAGCAGGATGGTGTTGTGTGAGCGTCGGCGACTCCTACAGGAGCAGTACCACTTCCTGTGTATCTGTCAGGCCTGCAATCTGGAGCAGGGGGAGGGGCCAGAGGGCGGAGGGGCAGGGCCAGACACACACCTGCAGTGTGGGAAATGCGAGGCACCTGTAAAG cagtGCAGCGTGGACAGTGCAGGGTGGTTCGTGTGTGTGCGGTCGTCTTGCGGTCATCGTGTGTCACGCTCTGAAATGGACCTCAGACTGCAGGAGGTCAGAGTTCTTCTGGAGCAGGCAGTGGACctcctggagacagacagaccag CCCAGTCTGTCATGTTGTTACAGAAGGCAGTGTCTCAGGCTGGTGTCTTCCTGAAAGAGACTCATCCTCTACAGGGAGAACTGGCTGATACCATGGCCAGAGCATATTCCACTATGG GTGAGTGGCGAGGGGCAGCGTGCCAGTTGGAGCGTAGTGTTTTAGCCATCTGTTCCCAGTACGGACAGGACAGTATTGAACTGGGACTTCAGCTCTTTAAACTGGCACAGCTACACTTCAATGGGTGA
- the smyd4 gene encoding SET and MYND domain-containing protein 4 isoform X2: MDLPCVEWQKHVEQKWSRLTLDEKKCFSSLLDIDEVFDFGLSQVIQEDVDFLSGISKDDPVQKDLERAARCRKEGNSSFKTRDYTAAVLHYSQGVCHASLSSEQLSLCYANRSAALFHLQRYRECLEDIDRALNHGYPSHLKHKLQDRQAQCLNHFPNGTEGITTAKQGAGHQAEGVCSRTNSTNPKPKSPNSQQQNGSASVSCLSPGLSVCFSPEKGRHLVATKGITAGEVILEDRAYSCVLIPGMGGGRREETEEAGGVFGTEVRYCHQCLGETVSPVPCEGCSYARYCSEGCRRGAWEWHHRWECPIGAELSTAGVMSQLALRVALKAGVKEVLRAREPIRDGDNDSKLIREKISSKNSSFKPITEKIRPKMKNSGSSDATSTEPKVNDPSAYYHGDSYLSVYHLLPHVNGHAPSLRFLCSVTIATLYLRLRQAGPPPVSWERGGASESMTCSNQSRAPEEGEGWAPELCLLGSVALRHMLQLRCNAQAVSLLRDTGDFTAVQSTQEVRIATAIFPTLSILNHSCCPNTSLNFRTSHLVSPQPDRGSTDELVSTEPVSTGPEACSAPVSVSAGVAVSIRASRDICPGQEVLHCYGPHSSRMVLCERRRLLQEQYHFLCICQACNLEQGEGPEGGGAGPDTHLQCGKCEAPVKCSVDSAGWFVCVRSSCGHRVSRSEMDLRLQEVRVLLEQAVDLLETDRPAQSVMLLQKAVSQAGVFLKETHPLQGELADTMARAYSTMGEWRGAACQLERSVLAICSQYGQDSIELGLQLFKLAQLHFNG, translated from the exons ATGGACCTGCCGTGTGTCGAGTGGCAAAAGCACGTTGAACAGAAGTGGAGCCGACTCACTCTTGATGAGAAGAAATGCTTCTCGTCCCTGTTGGACATAGATGAGGTCTTTGATTTTGGCCTGTCTCAAGTAAT CCAAGAGGACGTGGACTTTCTGTCGGGCATTTCCAAGGACGATCCTGTCCAGAAGGACCTGGAGCGAGCTGCCAGATGCCGGAAGGAGGGCAACTCCAGCTTTAAAACCAGGGACTACACGGCTGCTGTCCTGCACTACTCACAG gGTGTGTGTCATGCGTCTCTGAGCTCGGAGCAGCTCTCTCTGTGCTATGCCAACCGTTCTGCAGCGCTATTCCACCTCCAGCGCTACAGG GAGTGCCTCGAGGACATCGACAGAGCCCTGAACCATGGCTACCCAAGTCACCTGAAGCACAAACTACAGGACAGACAGGCACAGTGCCTCAACCACTTCCCCAACGGGACAGAGGGGATAACCACCGCCAAGCAGGGGGCAGGGCACCAGGCAGAGGGGGTGTGTAGCAGGACCAACTCAACAAATCCCAAACCAAAGTCCCCAAACTCCCAGCAGCAGAATGGGAGTGCTTCCGTGTCGTGTCTCTCCCCTGGTTTGTCCGTATGCTTCAGCCCTGAAAAAGGGCGACACCTGGTGGCCACCAAGGGAATCACGGCCGGAGAGGTGATATTGGAGGACAGGGCTTACAGCTGTGTGCTAATACcagggatggggggagggagaagagaggagacggaggaagCAGGAGGAGTGTTTGGGACCGAGGTGAGGTACTGTCATCAGTGTTTGGGGGAGACGGTGAGCCCTGTGCCATGTGAGGGGTGCAGCTACGCTCGCTACTGCTCAGAGGGGTGTCGGAGGGGCGCGTGGGAGTGGCATCATCGCTGGGAGTGTCCAATCGGAGCCGAGCTGAGTACTGCGGGGGTGATGTCACAGCTGGCGCTGAGGGTGGCGTTAAAAGCGGGGGTGAAGGAGGTACTGAGGGCACGGGAACCAATCAGAGACGGGGATAATGATTCTAAACTAATCAGAGAGAAGATTAGCTCCAAGAATTCCAGTTTTAAGCCAATCACAGAAAAGATCCGCCCAAAGATGAAGAATTCTGGGTCCAGTGACGCCACCTCAACTGAGCCGAAGGTCAACGACCCCTCTGCTTATTACCATGGTGATTCCTACCTGAGCGTCTACCACCTGCTGCCTCATGTGAATGGCCACGCCCCCAGCCTGCGCTTCTTGTGCTCTGTCACCATAGCAACGCTCTACCTGCGGCTGCGCCAGGCGGGACCTCCACCTGTGtcctgggagaggggaggagccTCAGAAAGCATGACGTGCAGTAACCAATCGCGGGCCCCCGAGGAGGGAGAGGGCTGGGCTCCGGAGCTATGCCTGCTGGGAAGTGTAGCTCTGAGGCACATGCTGCAGCTGAGATGTAATGCCCAGGCAGTGAGCCTGCTCAGAGACACAG GTGATTTTACTGCGGTGCAGTCCACCCAGGAAGTGCGCATTGCCACGGCAATATTCCCCACACTGAGTATCCTAAACCACTCCTGCTGCCCCAACACAAGCCTCAACTTCAGGACCTCTCACCTGGTCTCACCTCAACCAGACCGAGGCTCTACTGATGAACTGGTTTCCACTGAGCCTGTTTCTACTGGTCCTGAGGCCTGTTCTGCTCCTGTCTCCGTCTCAGCTGGAGTAGCTGTCTCTATCAGAGCATCCAGAGACATCTGTCCTGGACAGGAAGTCCTCCACTGTTACG gTCCTCACAGCAGCAGGATGGTGTTGTGTGAGCGTCGGCGACTCCTACAGGAGCAGTACCACTTCCTGTGTATCTGTCAGGCCTGCAATCTGGAGCAGGGGGAGGGGCCAGAGGGCGGAGGGGCAGGGCCAGACACACACCTGCAGTGTGGGAAATGCGAGGCACCTGTAAAG tGCAGCGTGGACAGTGCAGGGTGGTTCGTGTGTGTGCGGTCGTCTTGCGGTCATCGTGTGTCACGCTCTGAAATGGACCTCAGACTGCAGGAGGTCAGAGTTCTTCTGGAGCAGGCAGTGGACctcctggagacagacagaccag CCCAGTCTGTCATGTTGTTACAGAAGGCAGTGTCTCAGGCTGGTGTCTTCCTGAAAGAGACTCATCCTCTACAGGGAGAACTGGCTGATACCATGGCCAGAGCATATTCCACTATGG GTGAGTGGCGAGGGGCAGCGTGCCAGTTGGAGCGTAGTGTTTTAGCCATCTGTTCCCAGTACGGACAGGACAGTATTGAACTGGGACTTCAGCTCTTTAAACTGGCACAGCTACACTTCAATGGGTGA
- the smyd4 gene encoding SET and MYND domain-containing protein 4 isoform X3, which produces MDLPCVEWQKHVEQKWSRLTLDEKKCFSSLLDIDEVFDFGLSQVIQEDVDFLSGISKDDPVQKDLERAARCRKEGNSSFKTRDYTAAVLHYSQGVCHASLSSEQLSLCYANRSAALFHLQRYRECLEDIDRALNHGYPSHLKHKLQDRQAQCLNHFPNGTEGITTAKQGAGHQAEGVCSRTNSTNPKPKSPNSQQQNGSASVSCLSPGLSVCFSPEKGRHLVATKGITAGEVILEDRAYSCVLIPGMGGGRREETEEAGGVFGTEVRYCHQCLGETVSPVPCEGCSYARYCSEGCRRGAWEWHHRWECPIGAELSTAGVMSQLALRVALKAGVKEVLRAREPIRDGDNDSKLIREKISSKNSSFKPITEKIRPKMKNSGSSDATSTEPKVNDPSAYYHGDSYLSVYHLLPHVNGHAPSLRFLCSVTIATLYLRLRQAGPPPVSWERGGASESMTCSNQSRAPEEGEGWAPELCLLGSVALRHMLQLRCNAQAVSLLRDTGDFTAVQSTQEVRIATAIFPTLSILNHSCCPNTSLNFRTSHLVSPQPDRGSTDELVSTEPVSTGPEACSAPVSVSAGVAVSIRASRDICPGQEVLHCYGPHSSRMVLCERRRLLQEQYHFLCICQACNLEQGEGPEGGGAGPDTHLQCGKCEAPVKQCSVDSAGWFVCVRSSCGHRVSRSEMDLRLQEVRVLLEQAVDLLETDRPEGSVSGWCLPERDSSSTGRTG; this is translated from the exons ATGGACCTGCCGTGTGTCGAGTGGCAAAAGCACGTTGAACAGAAGTGGAGCCGACTCACTCTTGATGAGAAGAAATGCTTCTCGTCCCTGTTGGACATAGATGAGGTCTTTGATTTTGGCCTGTCTCAAGTAAT CCAAGAGGACGTGGACTTTCTGTCGGGCATTTCCAAGGACGATCCTGTCCAGAAGGACCTGGAGCGAGCTGCCAGATGCCGGAAGGAGGGCAACTCCAGCTTTAAAACCAGGGACTACACGGCTGCTGTCCTGCACTACTCACAG gGTGTGTGTCATGCGTCTCTGAGCTCGGAGCAGCTCTCTCTGTGCTATGCCAACCGTTCTGCAGCGCTATTCCACCTCCAGCGCTACAGG GAGTGCCTCGAGGACATCGACAGAGCCCTGAACCATGGCTACCCAAGTCACCTGAAGCACAAACTACAGGACAGACAGGCACAGTGCCTCAACCACTTCCCCAACGGGACAGAGGGGATAACCACCGCCAAGCAGGGGGCAGGGCACCAGGCAGAGGGGGTGTGTAGCAGGACCAACTCAACAAATCCCAAACCAAAGTCCCCAAACTCCCAGCAGCAGAATGGGAGTGCTTCCGTGTCGTGTCTCTCCCCTGGTTTGTCCGTATGCTTCAGCCCTGAAAAAGGGCGACACCTGGTGGCCACCAAGGGAATCACGGCCGGAGAGGTGATATTGGAGGACAGGGCTTACAGCTGTGTGCTAATACcagggatggggggagggagaagagaggagacggaggaagCAGGAGGAGTGTTTGGGACCGAGGTGAGGTACTGTCATCAGTGTTTGGGGGAGACGGTGAGCCCTGTGCCATGTGAGGGGTGCAGCTACGCTCGCTACTGCTCAGAGGGGTGTCGGAGGGGCGCGTGGGAGTGGCATCATCGCTGGGAGTGTCCAATCGGAGCCGAGCTGAGTACTGCGGGGGTGATGTCACAGCTGGCGCTGAGGGTGGCGTTAAAAGCGGGGGTGAAGGAGGTACTGAGGGCACGGGAACCAATCAGAGACGGGGATAATGATTCTAAACTAATCAGAGAGAAGATTAGCTCCAAGAATTCCAGTTTTAAGCCAATCACAGAAAAGATCCGCCCAAAGATGAAGAATTCTGGGTCCAGTGACGCCACCTCAACTGAGCCGAAGGTCAACGACCCCTCTGCTTATTACCATGGTGATTCCTACCTGAGCGTCTACCACCTGCTGCCTCATGTGAATGGCCACGCCCCCAGCCTGCGCTTCTTGTGCTCTGTCACCATAGCAACGCTCTACCTGCGGCTGCGCCAGGCGGGACCTCCACCTGTGtcctgggagaggggaggagccTCAGAAAGCATGACGTGCAGTAACCAATCGCGGGCCCCCGAGGAGGGAGAGGGCTGGGCTCCGGAGCTATGCCTGCTGGGAAGTGTAGCTCTGAGGCACATGCTGCAGCTGAGATGTAATGCCCAGGCAGTGAGCCTGCTCAGAGACACAG GTGATTTTACTGCGGTGCAGTCCACCCAGGAAGTGCGCATTGCCACGGCAATATTCCCCACACTGAGTATCCTAAACCACTCCTGCTGCCCCAACACAAGCCTCAACTTCAGGACCTCTCACCTGGTCTCACCTCAACCAGACCGAGGCTCTACTGATGAACTGGTTTCCACTGAGCCTGTTTCTACTGGTCCTGAGGCCTGTTCTGCTCCTGTCTCCGTCTCAGCTGGAGTAGCTGTCTCTATCAGAGCATCCAGAGACATCTGTCCTGGACAGGAAGTCCTCCACTGTTACG gTCCTCACAGCAGCAGGATGGTGTTGTGTGAGCGTCGGCGACTCCTACAGGAGCAGTACCACTTCCTGTGTATCTGTCAGGCCTGCAATCTGGAGCAGGGGGAGGGGCCAGAGGGCGGAGGGGCAGGGCCAGACACACACCTGCAGTGTGGGAAATGCGAGGCACCTGTAAAG cagtGCAGCGTGGACAGTGCAGGGTGGTTCGTGTGTGTGCGGTCGTCTTGCGGTCATCGTGTGTCACGCTCTGAAATGGACCTCAGACTGCAGGAGGTCAGAGTTCTTCTGGAGCAGGCAGTGGACctcctggagacagacagaccag AAGGCAGTGTCTCAGGCTGGTGTCTTCCTGAAAGAGACTCATCCTCTACAGGGAGAACTGGCTGA